Within the Plutella xylostella chromosome 20, ilPluXylo3.1, whole genome shotgun sequence genome, the region tcagtagttttggcgtgaaagagtaacagacagacagacagacaaacagacacagttactttcgcatttataatattagttaggatatacaATTTCACTTATTCCTATCTACATAAGATGGAAACAAAGTCCATTTATTAACCTCCTGTTTTGGGACTAGGTAAGAAAGAACACACATTGGAAAAAACATGGTTTGTTAACTCAAGAAACTCCaaatgttttatgttaatACAGGGAAAATTTAACAAGGGCTCAAGTTCCATCATAATAAAAACTACTGGGTTCCACAGGAATtgttaatatattaatattaaacagATTGATTGATTGAGTATTAAACAGATTCTAGAATGTGAATtattgtcaatctgaaacaaCAATAATGTTTATGACCCTACAATTCATGAAAATATAAGTGTAAAAAGTAGcacttttaattatatttatgttctattaattaattatgctgtaaattattaataaatgctTGTAATTTGTTTTACAGATATCATATTTATCAATATTAGGAGTAAATAGAAAAGAGTGCAGCTTAGAATCCACATTATCCAGAATAATACCAAGCCAGAAAATAGCTACATTCAATATCAATGAGGATGGAACAGAACCTTGCAGCTCTGACGTCACCTACGAAATAACCGTGAAACAGGAACCTAAAGTACAAGAATTCTGTGAGACACTAGACCAAAATGATTTTATAGATGAGAGTGCATTAGACGACTATGATCCAACCACATACACGGAGTCAGATGACGAGTTTCTTAAAGTACATAAAGAAACACCTGAAGAAGAATCTGAAATCACAAAACCAGTGCCCAAGAAAAGGAAGCGAGAAAAGATTTTGAAAAATCCAAAAAGGAAAGTTAGAACACCTAACACACCTAAAGTTAAAGTAAAACTTAAGGATCCTACAAGTAATATAGAAGAAGAAATAAGCAAAGAACCAACAGACAAAGTAAAGTTTGCAAAGCAAAGGGCAGCGGGACATAAGTTTGATACAGAAAAATGGAAGATTATACATTTGACGGAAGATGAAATGTGTAGGGAGTATAGGAAGAGGCAATACAATCCCAACTACCAAAACTCTTTGCATTACTGTGAACATTGCATGAGGAATTTTACATGTGAAGATACACTGAAACGGCATATGAGAGTGCATAATGAGGTAAGTTGTTTTAAACTTCATTATGGTTACAATTAAGAAGTATACTTGAATGAACCATTGAGGGCCTATATCtgctattgcaacacccaggcttgttGCTCCAGtatactcgggagctaggctggctgagctgaaattaagGGGACATGTAAAAAGGTTCCATatacaggaacttcgccccctctcaaaatagaatagatagaataataaaatcattatggCTAATAAATCAAACTGCTGTATGCATAGATAGGACACATCTGGCTTGGCTTCTGGTCTGCCCCAGCCTTTAGAACATTACCTAGCTTTGCCACCTAAACATATAACATACACATAGGTTCATACTAAATCCACCTTGAGAATGAATGTTAATCACCCATTAATAAAggcaaacacaaaaaaatacctcAAAAACTAACTATTTTTGGATCAATTtaacaatggacaacatttcaaaaaactaaagctgctataaattgaaaaccatttcgagatttagctctaaaggccacaaaaaaaatgtttttgtattttttggatgtatcattttcgagaaaatcataaaatagtaaaaaagtgctaatgacgtcatgcatcaggtgcgatgcattttgatgatcaaagcctatagatttaaaaacaaagtaactgtcactttcatttttgattgacgttgacgttttatcgtgacgttgttgtttatttgggtcattttcattaattctgttctgacactttctgactattttttttatttattattaagagatgacccctatataatatgttccagagcatgccaccgcctacacagctgaaaaaatgttactgcttatttttttacatgataagtacctactttccatcattagaaatatcaaggtcatttgaaaatgacccatttgttggttggcatgtaaacaaagtttaaatgtcacttgtcagtgtcatttatgtttttttttcgagactcaggcaatagacaaaaataaaaattgagcctaatatgtgacgtcacttccggttttaaaataattaactttaaagttaaaaataacatgcaaaaatttatgtatctacaaaataaaaaaatacgggtccactaattttctataaactttccgaataactaataaaaatatagggtaaagaaaatgaaatgttgtccattacgTATGAATTTGAAATGTCTTATTATCTTTGTAACTACAACCTTACCTTATCCTTACTtccttacttataatattataaatgcgaaagtaactgtgtctgtctgtctgtctgttactctttcacgccaaaagtactgagcgaatttgaatgaaatttcgtatacatacggtctagaccctgggaaaaaacaaaggctactttttatcccggaattcccacgggaaaactatttagggcgaagcaaagcgcgcgggaacagctagttttttataatttttttatcacaAGTGCAACATTCGCCGCACAAAATCCTCAAATCCACTCCTACAAACAGGACAAAGGCAAGCACGAGTGCTTCCTGTGCAAGCGTCGGTTCAACTGGGAGGCGCGACTCCGGAGCCACATGAAGACCCACCAGATCCGCTACCACTGCCTCAAGTGCCCCGAGGTCTGCGTCAGCTCGTGAGTTGTGTTGTTTTGTTATGAATGGGGAGAGGTTGGGTGGGactataaattacaataatgtaCTTTCTAAATCATACTCTATGAACATTGTAtcgttttttataattacctatCATATTCTTTCACGTTTAATTTATCCCTTTGTTTTAAGTTTCTatctattattaattaattaattattaataacttaTACCCGAGTTCTACCTTATTGTAACTAACCTTTGTCATTTAATTTTCAGTACAAGTGCGATAGCGCACGAGAAAATCCACGAGGGTTTCGTATACCAGTGCAAACATTGCGACATGAAGTTTGTGTAAGTGCCTTTTTAAATCGTAGATCGATTAAAGAACGTGAAAATAACTAACCTTCACCATTGTTTAACTGATTTACGTACTGTGCACCGTATTTGGTCAGTGACTATTTGACCAATCCTTTCACTACGGTGACAAACCATAgtccagctctagtgtttgtcacagacacgattaaaataaaagccaATTTGGCAACACCTATACATTGACGGAACACCGTACATGGTTaagtagataagtacctaattattactGCAACATCATCAGTTCGCGCGtcaacttacttattattataatttactttagTTCACGTTTGTATCGGAATCACGGTTGACGCGTACTCATTATCATTTAGCTATAATCTATCATTAGCATAGTCTTtcggaaaataaatatttctcttCTATTAACATCATCTTATCAATTATCATCCTCACTATCAATCAGTTGGAAACCCCAACATGTATAAAACAAGAGTAACTCGGCTTCGTCCTCTTAAAGGCCTAGCAAAGGGCGCTAGTCGCGCACGCCAAGacgtgaaaaaagttttgcgtcgcgctcactcacattgcGCGGTTTAGAGAGCAAGTGCGACGGAAAACCTTCTGTACAACACTTGTTTTACAACTTTTGGACATTCGTCAACTTCCTTTCTGATAACTATACCTATCACTTctaaacaccctgtacatcCCCCCTAGCAAGATGTCCTCCTACTACACCCACGTCCGCTCGCTCCACCGCTCCCGGCACGTGTGTCCCACCTGCGGAGCCTCCTTCGTGAGCCAGTTCGGACTGCGCCAGCATCGCCGCGCCAAGCACCTCGAGGAGGTAACTATGGGagaaataagtatatattcCCAGTAAGGAGATATCACATGCTGAGGGTATTTCGTGGCCTGACAGTGCGATTCAAAAACCTTCACCAAAACTATTTTTGGTGAAAGCTATTAaatatatgtggggacatatgtgggggacatctcacacacgaccatccgaccccaagctaggcagagcctgtgttatgggtatcggacagctgatatatctacacaaatacattgatagatatatattaaatataaatatgaacacccaagacccgagtacaaatatctgtctttaaacaaatatctgccccagccgggaatcgaacccgggaccttcggcatagcagtcagggccactaaccactacgccattcgaccgtcgcCCATATATCTCTCCAGCGGGCAGGTGTCTAGTACTACACGCTCCCGGCACGTGTGTCCCACCTGCGGGGCCTCCTTCGTGAGCCAGTTCGGACTGCGCCAGCATCGCCGCGCCAAGCATCTCGAGGAGGTAACTCACCCTACACGCTGCCTCCTTCGTGAAGTATGAGGAAGGAGGTATCGTACTATATCTCCACAGTAGTCATCCACTGCTTTACATAGGCTTCTcccaaattaaattaataaaatttatgctACGGACTCTGGCCATGACTAGCTACTTGTCCAAGGTTGCATACCTACACAAAGTATTTGACAGCACCAAACATCTACAATGAAACAGTGACTCAGGGTTCAATCGGAACAACTGGATCGGAacccgaaaaaaatatttattagtaaactagctgttcccgcgcgcttcgcttcgccttaaaaagttttcccgtgggaattccgggataaaaagtagcctatgttctttcccagggtctaaaccgtatgtataccaaatttcattcaaatccgttcagtagttttggcgtgaaagagttacagacagacagacagacagacagacagacagacacagttactttcgcatttataatattagttaggataatgagatatggatcaatttagttagCTCTCatcggaacagataagtttgtcactctgtatgtatgtaaataacttacctatatattttcaCTCCCCCTACAGCTCCTAACCCCCGCGACGCCGTCACTACCAGACAAGACAGCGGAATCGTACTGCGCCCGCTGCGACATCGTGTTCAAGTCGGCGGCCGCCTACCGCGAGCACGAGAACAACTCCGAGATGCATGTGGATGATAACGAGTGAGTAGCATAATATGTTTTGTTGTAACCAgtagggctagtacggggcgcaagacgtgcACGCCAAACACTGTAAACACttaatgaattaaaataagtttggtTAGTTGCTGCTAACTTAGGTACTCAAAGCGGGTCAGATCTGGCCAATCACCTTTCTTACTTAGGACCAGAAAAATAACTAGGTGATTCTGAGTAGAATATAATGAGCATTTTTTGTCTATTCCAGAACGGAGGTGAATCTGAAGGTGAAGCCGAAGCTTTATAAAGCCGGCATGAGTCCCGCTACCGACAAGAAACACTTCCGCTGCGATCAGGTAtgatttaattacttatacctatttatgttaTTACTAGATGTAATCCGCGAGCTCTGCTTCTTCTTAAAATAGATCCGTTCAGAATccgtcaatttagtatctcaTATTAAAACAGACTTTATACTGTGTTAACCCAGGTGGTCAGTTACCTAAATTGCTAATTTAATGAAAGTTCAGTAGTTTTCACGTGAAAAAGTGTGAGATATTGTGAGAAATTATCCCCTTTACACGTATATTTGGTTTGATTTGATTACCTATTAGCAGGAAAACCTACACAAATACACCCAATTTTGATGCCAGTCGCAC harbors:
- the LOC119691692 gene encoding zinc finger and SCAN domain-containing protein 9; translation: MDELKFCRICLNTGVKLYHEDQCNLQLCYEQIIKVANVFSGFQNHFCYECAALLWKWEQFRKKCENGQRTLDSLQLKGPISYLSILGVNRKECSLESTLSRIIPSQKIATFNINEDGTEPCSSDVTYEITVKQEPKVQEFCETLDQNDFIDESALDDYDPTTYTESDDEFLKVHKETPEEESEITKPVPKKRKREKILKNPKRKVRTPNTPKVKVKLKDPTSNIEEEISKEPTDKVKFAKQRAAGHKFDTEKWKIIHLTEDEMCREYRKRQYNPNYQNSLHYCEHCMRNFTCEDTLKRHMRVHNEDKGKHECFLCKRRFNWEARLRSHMKTHQIRYHCLKCPEVCVSSTSAIAHEKIHEGFVYQCKHCDMKFVKMSSYYTHVRSLHRSRHVCPTCGASFVSQFGLRQHRRAKHLEEVTMGEISIYSQ